TCGGATGGGCGGCGCCGGGCCGCTGACGTCGTCGtggcgggcggtggcggcggccgctGTGGCGCTGTGGCTGGTCCTGGCGGTCCTGGCGCTGGCTGTCCTCTGGCTGCCGCTGCTCTGCTGCGCCGTGGCCGCCGTCCGCTTCCTCAGGGTCAGGAGGAAGCTCGTGGCGGCCAGCAGGAGGAGATCATCTCGTGGCTGCTGCGACGGCGGCGAAGGCCGCGGGGCGGAGGAGATCACGATGGTGGATGATGTCGGAGGCCGGCTCCGGCTCAGGCTGCTGCAGCAGTACCTCGACGACCAGATGGAGCTCGtcggaggaggagcaggccacgAGGAGCAGGAAGAAGAAGGAGCCTCCGCTTCTTGTTGATCCGACGGCGAAACAGTAGTAGTGTGCTAACTGATGCTAAGAAGAGACAGAGAAACTGAAACCCAAAGCTTTCCTTTTTCATTTCGGTTTGCAGAATTGCAGTTCGTAGCCTGTAAAACAGGGGAGTTAGCAAAATGAGTTTGCAATTTCTTCCTCGATTGTTGACTTGCAGCTCTTCCCACTGACATGATGTAAATGTAACCGTGTTATACAGTTCGCTGTCAGTGTCATACTAACTGCATCATTCGGCGCAATTTTGCGATCCGGTATCGAATTGTAACAGTGTCTCAaactttaatatttttttaagaaaaaaactaACCTGCTGGTGCAACAAAAGGCCGGATTGGCGGATTGAGATATGGGCTT
The sequence above is drawn from the Miscanthus floridulus cultivar M001 chromosome 15, ASM1932011v1, whole genome shotgun sequence genome and encodes:
- the LOC136509552 gene encoding uncharacterized protein codes for the protein MGGAGPLTSSWRAVAAAAVALWLVLAVLALAVLWLPLLCCAVAAVRFLRVRRKLVAASRRRSSRGCCDGGEGRGAEEITMVDDVGGRLRLRLLQQYLDDQMELVGGGAGHEEQEEEGASASC